The DNA window GCCGCTGAATTAGGGGGGACTGTAGTTGTAAAAGCCCAAATACACGCGGGCGGTCGCGGCAAAGGGGGCGGTATAAAAATTGCCAAAAACGCTGACGAAGCCGAAGCTTTCGCAAGGGAAATGATCGGCATGAATCTCGTCACCCATCAAACCGGGCCGGAAGGCAAAGAAGTCCGTAAGGTCTTGATTGAAGAAAGGTTGGATATCGAACGCGAGTTTTATTTGGGAATCGTTTTAGACCGTGCCCAAAGCCAACTGGTTTTTATGGCCAGTACCGAAGGCGGTGTAGAAATTGAAAAGGTGGCCAGCGAAACTCCGGAAAAAATTATAAAAGAACACATCGATCTTGCAGTCGGGTTGCAGCCTTTTCAAGCGAGAAAGTTAGCGTTCGGTTTAGGCTTGAAAGGTGAACAGGTAAAGAATGCTTTAAAGTTTTTCAGTGCGTTGTACAAAGCATTTATAGAGTCGGACTGTTCAATGGCGGAAATTAATCCGCTTGTTGTCACCAAAGATGGCAATGTGCTCGCCTTAGATGCAAAAATAAATTTCGATGACAATGCTTTGTACCGTCATAAAGACTTTGCTGAACTACGGGACTTGCATGAGGAAGAACCGCTGGAAGTTGAAGCATCTAAATATGGCTTAAACTATATTAAGCTGGACGGTGTTGTGGGCTGCATGGTAAATGGCGCAGGCCTGGCAATGGCGACTATGGATATGATAAAAATTGCCGGCTCTGAACCGGCTAATTTTTTAGACGTTGGCGGCGGCGCAAGCGCCGAAACCGTGGAAAATGGCTTCAAAATTTTGTTGTCCGACAAAAATGTCAAGGCGGTTTTGATTAATATTTTTGGCGGCATTGTGCGCTGCGATCGTGTTGCTAAGGGCGTCATTGAGGCAGCTTCGAAAATAGATATTAAGGTGCCAGTAGTGGTTAGACTGGAAGGCACAAACGCGGAAGAAGCCGCAAAACTCTTGGAAGAGTCTGACTTATCTTTCGAGGTTGGACGAAGTTTTCAGGAGGCTGCTGAAAAAATAGTTGCAGCAATCACTTGATTATTACTTAAGGACGAAGTTTTTATAAAATCGCGAAGGAGAACTAAATTGAGCATATTAGTTGATGAAAACACTCGAGTTGTTGTTCAGGGGATAACTGGAGGTGAAGGGTCATTTCATACTCGCCAGATGATTGAATACGGGACAAATGTTGTTGCCGGTGTCACGCCGGGTAAAGGCGGCCAAAAGTTCGATGACAAGGTGCCTGTTTTTAATACTTTAAATGAAGCGGTTGCAGAGACAGGGGCGAATGCATCTGCTATTTTTGTACCGCCGCCATTTGCCGCTGATGCAATTATGGAGTCCGCAGATGCCGGAATTATTTTGGTGGTTTGCATCACAGAAGGTATTCCAACTTTAGATATGTTAAAAGTCCACGCATATTTAAAAGATCGCAGCACTCGCCTCATCGGCCCGAATTGTCCCGGGGTTATTTCACCGGGAAAATGCAAAATCGGAATCATGCCCGGTTTTATTCATAAACCCGGCAAGGTTGGTCTTATTTCTCGAAGTGGCACACTCACCTATGAAGCTGTGAAGCAGCTTAGCGACTTAGGAATCGGTCAATCAACTTGCATCGGAATTGGCGGCGATCCGATTATTGGTACAACGTTTACCGATGCGCTTAAAGTCTTCAAAAGTGATACTGATACTGAAGCGATTGTTATGATTGGTGAGATTGGCGGAACGGCTGAGCAAGAGGCCGCTGCTTATATAAAGGAAAATCTGGACAAACCGGTAGTTGCTTTTGTAGCCGGTCGAACGGCGCCTCCAGGAAGAAGGATGGGACACGCCGGCGCAATTATTTCGGGAAGCGAAGGGACCGCAACTGAAAAAACAGAGATTTTGCGGAACGCCGGCGTTCATGTGGCTGACACCCCGGCAGATATCGGTGCAACGATGCAGAGAGCTTTAAACTAAACAATATTTTATCAACTTATTTCAGGATTGGAATTTTCAATTTTTAACGTAAGGAGAACAAGTTGGAGCTAACGTTAGCAATTTTAAAACCAGATTGTGTGGGAGCAAATAAAATAGGTAAAGTAGTAGATAGAATTGAAGCAGCAGGCTTTAAGATTCTTGCAATGAAGATGGTTCGCTTAACAAAAGAAACCGCCAGTGAGTTTTATGCAGTACATAAGGAGAGACCGTTTTTTCAGGATTTAGTGCAGTTCATGAGTTCAGGAAAATGTGTCCCGATGGCTCTGGCCAAAGAAAATTCAGTCGCTGATTTCAGAAAACTTATAGGCGCAACCGATCCGGTAGAAGCTGAGCAAGGCAGTATCCGCCGGGATTTTGCCGAAAGTAAGCAAAACAACATTGTCCACGGCTCTGATTCTGTTGAAAATGGAAAACTTGAAATCGGCTTCTTCTTTTCTGAAAAGGAACTTGTTGAGAATAATCCAGCTTAATTAGCTCACCCAATTTTTTCTTGACTCTTGGCGAAAGAAATCTTACATTAATCGTCTTACTTGCAGACCTTGAATGTATGAAAATAAACGTTCACAGCTTAAACAACGGCGTCCATATCTTTGAATTCGACTTAGATAGCTCTGAGTTGGATCTGGAAAAACAAAATTTTTCTATTACAGAAATAGCTTTAAAATGTACCGTAAATAAAGGCGAGAAAAACGTTTATATAACTTCCAAGGCAAGGACTCGGGTTCGTTTTGTTTGTGATAGTTGCTTGGTCGATTTTGCCGATGTTTTAGAAGATGAATTTTCTATATTTTATACTTCAGATAAAGAAACGGTTAAATACGATGACGAGCAAGTCGTTCGGTTACTCAAGCCGGGAACCCCAATAGACCTGACCTATGGACTAAAAGAGAACCTGCTTTTAACCATCCCGATGAAAATTGTGTGTTCGGATGATTGCAAGGGTTTGTGTTTGACTTGCGGTATAAATTTGAATGAAGCGAAATGTAATTGCAAAAAAACTGCAGTTGATCCAAGATGGGCGGGCTTAGAAAAATTAAGAAACGAATCACCAGGTGTAAATTGAGTTAAATAAGGAGAAACAGTTGCCATTACCTAAAAGAAGACATTCGAAATCACGGAGAGACAAAAGAAAAACGCATTGGAAACTGACTGCGCCGAATGTAGCAGAATGCTCTAACTGTCATCAACCAAAACTGCCGCACCATGCTTGCCCAAATTGCGGCTATTATAATGGGCGCTCTGTCTTTGTTCCAAAAGAAGTTTAATCTTGTAGAGTGGAGATTGAGGTTAATGTCTATGGGGGGGCCTAACCACAATAACTTAAGAAATAATGAAGATCGCTATTGACGCTATGGGCGGGGACTATGCCCCCGAAGCTATCATCCATGGAGGCGTTGAAGCCGCGAAGTCTGGGAAAGGCGAATATGAAGTCGTATTTGTTGGAGACGAATCCACAATAAGTTCAATTCTTTCCAGACATTTTAGAATCCAAGAATATCCAATATCAATTATTCATGCATCTCAAAAAATCGAGATGGGTGAGTCTCCTACCGCTGCTTTGAAAAAAAAACCTGATGCTTCTGTTGTTGTTGCGATGGAGTTGCACACACAGGGCAAGGTCGATGCCGTTGTAACTGCAGGTCATACCGGCGCTTCGATGGCCTCAGCTTTCTTTAGTTTGGGTAGGATAAAAGGAGTCAGGCGTCCTGCCATCGGCTCTCTTATCCCTTATGGACAGGGGGTGACTTTACTCATTGATGTCGGTGCCAATTTGGAATGCAAACCGATTCACCTGTTACAGTTTGGCGTAATGGGTGATATTTATATGAAAAATGTTTATCATATTGCTGAACCCAAGGTAGGTTTACTTAATATTGGTGAGGAAGCGACAAAGGGTAGAGAAATTCACAAAGAAGGAAATATACTTCTTGCTGAAAGTAACTTGAATTTCGTTGGAAATGTCGAGGGCAGAGATATCATGAGTGGACTTGTAGATGTAATTGTCTGCGAGGGTTTTATCGGCAATATTGTTTTGAAATTTGCTGAGAGTTTTAACGGCGTTTACTCAAAAACT is part of the candidate division KSB1 bacterium genome and encodes:
- the plsX gene encoding phosphate acyltransferase PlsX; this translates as MKIAIDAMGGDYAPEAIIHGGVEAAKSGKGEYEVVFVGDESTISSILSRHFRIQEYPISIIHASQKIEMGESPTAALKKKPDASVVVAMELHTQGKVDAVVTAGHTGASMASAFFSLGRIKGVRRPAIGSLIPYGQGVTLLIDVGANLECKPIHLLQFGVMGDIYMKNVYHIAEPKVGLLNIGEEATKGREIHKEGNILLAESNLNFVGNVEGRDIMSGLVDVIVCEGFIGNIVLKFAESFNGVYSKTLKRKIGKKVFSNVGAFLLKPTFKRLRRIYDYEEYGGAPLLGINGTCMICHGSSTPKAIMHAVIEASSMIKQRVNEKISQELVGMMEEGKNAE
- the sucC gene encoding ADP-forming succinate--CoA ligase subunit beta; the encoded protein is MKIHEYQAKAILKNFGVEVPRGHLAETAADAKKFAAELGGTVVVKAQIHAGGRGKGGGIKIAKNADEAEAFAREMIGMNLVTHQTGPEGKEVRKVLIEERLDIEREFYLGIVLDRAQSQLVFMASTEGGVEIEKVASETPEKIIKEHIDLAVGLQPFQARKLAFGLGLKGEQVKNALKFFSALYKAFIESDCSMAEINPLVVTKDGNVLALDAKINFDDNALYRHKDFAELRDLHEEEPLEVEASKYGLNYIKLDGVVGCMVNGAGLAMATMDMIKIAGSEPANFLDVGGGASAETVENGFKILLSDKNVKAVLINIFGGIVRCDRVAKGVIEAASKIDIKVPVVVRLEGTNAEEAAKLLEESDLSFEVGRSFQEAAEKIVAAIT
- the ndk gene encoding nucleoside-diphosphate kinase is translated as MELTLAILKPDCVGANKIGKVVDRIEAAGFKILAMKMVRLTKETASEFYAVHKERPFFQDLVQFMSSGKCVPMALAKENSVADFRKLIGATDPVEAEQGSIRRDFAESKQNNIVHGSDSVENGKLEIGFFFSEKELVENNPA
- the rpmF gene encoding 50S ribosomal protein L32 → MPLPKRRHSKSRRDKRKTHWKLTAPNVAECSNCHQPKLPHHACPNCGYYNGRSVFVPKEV
- a CDS encoding DUF177 domain-containing protein, which produces MTLGERNLTLIVLLADLECMKINVHSLNNGVHIFEFDLDSSELDLEKQNFSITEIALKCTVNKGEKNVYITSKARTRVRFVCDSCLVDFADVLEDEFSIFYTSDKETVKYDDEQVVRLLKPGTPIDLTYGLKENLLLTIPMKIVCSDDCKGLCLTCGINLNEAKCNCKKTAVDPRWAGLEKLRNESPGVN
- the sucD gene encoding succinate--CoA ligase subunit alpha; translation: MSILVDENTRVVVQGITGGEGSFHTRQMIEYGTNVVAGVTPGKGGQKFDDKVPVFNTLNEAVAETGANASAIFVPPPFAADAIMESADAGIILVVCITEGIPTLDMLKVHAYLKDRSTRLIGPNCPGVISPGKCKIGIMPGFIHKPGKVGLISRSGTLTYEAVKQLSDLGIGQSTCIGIGGDPIIGTTFTDALKVFKSDTDTEAIVMIGEIGGTAEQEAAAYIKENLDKPVVAFVAGRTAPPGRRMGHAGAIISGSEGTATEKTEILRNAGVHVADTPADIGATMQRALN